Proteins from one Streptomyces sp. NBC_00289 genomic window:
- a CDS encoding NCS2 family permease, translating into MSRTQQVADRSSAVPPAANSVDRFFRITERGSTFGREIRGGLATFFTMAYILVLNPIILGSAKDKFGHQLDAVQLTTATALVAAVMTIIMGVGGNLPLALAAGLGLNAVVAFQIAPLMSWDDAMGLIVLEGLLICVLVVTGLREAVMHAIPQALKQAISVGIGLFIAFIGFVDAGFVSRIPDIANTTVPVQLGGTGTLTGWPVLVFCLGVLLTIGLLARKVKGAILISIVTMTVLAIVIDSIADIKSWGLTTPKLPDDVVASPDFGLLGHFSVFGAFSETSAITVVLLVFTLILSDFFDTMGTVVGISAEAGLLDDEGKVPHLGRVLLIDGAAAVAGGAASSSSATSYIESAAGVGEGSRTGFSNLVTGGLFGLALFLTPLLTIVPLQAAAPALVAVGFLMMTQVKHIDWDRYEIAIPAFLTIAVMPFTYSITNGIGAGFLAYVVIKTVLGRAKEIHWLLWGTSVLFLVYFAIDPIEQILGAK; encoded by the coding sequence ATGTCCAGAACGCAGCAGGTGGCAGACCGGTCAAGTGCCGTGCCACCGGCGGCCAACAGCGTCGACCGATTCTTCAGGATCACCGAGCGGGGCTCCACCTTCGGCCGCGAGATACGCGGCGGCCTGGCCACCTTCTTCACGATGGCCTACATCCTTGTCCTGAATCCCATCATCCTCGGCAGCGCCAAGGACAAGTTCGGCCACCAGCTGGACGCCGTCCAACTGACCACCGCCACCGCCCTGGTGGCCGCGGTCATGACGATCATCATGGGCGTGGGCGGCAACCTGCCCCTCGCGCTCGCCGCCGGCCTCGGACTGAACGCCGTCGTCGCCTTCCAGATCGCCCCGCTGATGAGCTGGGACGACGCGATGGGTCTGATCGTCCTCGAAGGCCTGCTGATCTGCGTGCTCGTGGTCACCGGGCTTCGCGAGGCCGTCATGCACGCCATCCCGCAGGCCCTCAAGCAGGCGATCAGTGTCGGCATCGGCCTGTTCATCGCGTTCATCGGCTTCGTCGACGCCGGATTCGTCAGCCGCATCCCCGACATCGCGAACACCACCGTCCCGGTCCAGCTCGGCGGCACCGGCACCCTCACCGGGTGGCCGGTCCTCGTGTTCTGTCTCGGCGTGCTGCTGACGATCGGACTGCTCGCCCGCAAGGTCAAGGGCGCGATCCTGATCAGCATCGTGACCATGACGGTCCTCGCGATCGTCATCGACTCGATCGCCGACATCAAGTCCTGGGGCCTGACCACCCCGAAGCTCCCCGACGACGTCGTCGCCTCCCCCGACTTCGGGCTCCTCGGCCACTTCAGCGTCTTCGGCGCCTTCTCCGAGACCAGCGCCATCACGGTCGTCCTGCTGGTCTTCACGCTGATCCTGTCGGACTTCTTCGACACCATGGGCACGGTCGTCGGCATCAGCGCCGAGGCGGGTCTGCTGGACGACGAGGGCAAGGTCCCCCACCTCGGCCGGGTGCTGCTCATCGACGGCGCCGCCGCGGTGGCCGGCGGCGCGGCCTCGTCCTCCTCGGCCACCTCCTACATCGAGTCGGCGGCCGGCGTCGGCGAGGGCTCGCGCACCGGCTTCTCCAACCTGGTCACCGGCGGCCTGTTCGGCCTGGCGCTGTTCCTCACCCCGCTGCTGACCATCGTCCCGCTCCAGGCCGCGGCCCCGGCCCTGGTCGCCGTCGGCTTCCTGATGATGACGCAGGTCAAGCACATCGACTGGGACAGGTACGAGATCGCCATCCCGGCGTTCCTGACCATCGCCGTGATGCCGTTCACCTACTCCATCACCAACGGCATCGGTGCCGGCTTCCTCGCCTACGTGGTGATCAAGACGGTCCTCGGCAGGGCCAAGGAGATCCACTGGCTGCTGTGGGGGACCTCCGTGCTGTTCCTGGTGTACTTCGCGATCGACCCGATCGAGCAGATCCTCGGCGCGAAGTAG